One stretch of Nocardia mangyaensis DNA includes these proteins:
- a CDS encoding NUDIX domain-containing protein produces the protein MDPSTAAVAELISAMTPFDDLEQQHIEQTLDWLAATTDVYRRIPPATPSPHLVAYVVLVDPTERGLYLGRHRKSGLHLPMGGHLDPFEHPFAAARREAREELGIDASFDVVGQRPLLLTVTSTIGPTTGHVDVSLWFVARGERARRHELDPGEFDGGEWWDLDPHGLPDSDPHLGRFIRKLDTVLQPTTVR, from the coding sequence ATGGATCCATCTACCGCAGCCGTCGCCGAACTGATTTCCGCGATGACCCCGTTCGACGATCTCGAGCAGCAACACATCGAACAGACCCTGGACTGGCTCGCCGCGACGACCGATGTCTACCGTCGCATTCCGCCTGCGACGCCCTCGCCCCACCTGGTGGCCTATGTGGTCCTGGTCGACCCCACCGAGCGTGGCCTTTACCTCGGTCGGCACCGCAAGTCCGGCCTTCACCTCCCGATGGGCGGGCATCTAGATCCCTTCGAGCATCCGTTCGCCGCAGCGCGCCGAGAAGCCCGTGAGGAACTGGGCATCGACGCGAGCTTCGATGTCGTCGGCCAACGGCCACTGCTTCTGACCGTGACTTCGACCATCGGCCCCACCACCGGACACGTGGACGTTTCGCTGTGGTTCGTCGCCCGTGGCGAGCGGGCCCGTCGTCATGAACTCGACCCGGGCGAATTCGACGGTGGTGAGTGGTGGGATCTCGACCCCCACGGGCTACCTGATTCGGACCCGCACCTCGGCCGGTTCATCCGCAAGCTCGACACCGTCCTGCAGCCGACGACCGTGCGATGA
- a CDS encoding DUF4238 domain-containing protein produces the protein MTTVNRWLTDVEIEKSKEETRKNAQTTFRHHYVPRMYLKRWTTDGIREIQVTNVDTKESTCVPIESTAVEDNFYQISAPDIDADANPDMWFETHMGRIENRAASWLRTLDDQPDGRINHRDLISNLAVYISLQSQRTQRGRQTDLGIDAAVNRYGARHLLNIPGLLPILCREYGIEYSVARHQAIVNQILAKQAVSSETKPKAIDAAIGAWKNVIAPVIENDRDYWLASSTDDLLTCDEPVLGIPMKRNTRQFPVSIRNSEIIVFPINPNRLLILSRKNVKIKPPFELSSTETKFLNREFCYNCNRLVFEKRETSIASQIRIPTYPEAQDWPSNITSAPEFARAVLLPTRWTDAPHSPQWPLSRWTTG, from the coding sequence GTGACTACAGTCAATCGTTGGCTAACCGATGTCGAGATCGAAAAATCCAAAGAAGAGACCCGTAAGAACGCCCAAACCACATTCCGACACCACTACGTGCCAAGAATGTACCTAAAGCGGTGGACTACCGACGGAATCAGGGAAATTCAGGTCACAAACGTTGACACCAAAGAATCAACGTGCGTACCCATTGAATCGACCGCCGTCGAGGACAACTTCTATCAAATATCGGCACCCGACATCGATGCCGACGCAAATCCAGATATGTGGTTCGAGACCCACATGGGACGCATAGAAAACCGGGCCGCGAGCTGGCTCCGCACGCTGGACGATCAGCCCGACGGCAGAATCAACCATAGAGACCTTATCTCCAACCTAGCCGTATACATCAGTCTACAAAGCCAGCGCACCCAGCGTGGGCGGCAGACCGACTTGGGCATCGACGCGGCAGTGAATCGCTACGGAGCCCGCCATCTTCTGAACATTCCCGGCCTGCTTCCGATCTTGTGCCGCGAGTACGGCATTGAGTACTCAGTAGCGAGACACCAGGCTATCGTGAATCAGATACTCGCCAAACAGGCCGTCAGTAGCGAAACTAAGCCCAAGGCAATCGATGCAGCCATCGGTGCCTGGAAGAACGTTATCGCCCCGGTGATTGAAAACGACCGAGACTACTGGCTGGCAAGCTCCACAGACGATCTATTGACCTGTGATGAACCCGTACTCGGAATTCCAATGAAGCGAAACACTCGCCAGTTTCCAGTCTCGATTAGAAACTCGGAGATAATCGTATTTCCGATCAACCCTAATCGACTCTTAATTTTGAGCCGCAAGAATGTGAAGATCAAGCCCCCGTTCGAACTATCTTCGACTGAGACAAAGTTCCTAAATCGCGAATTCTGCTACAACTGCAATCGGCTGGTTTTCGAAAAAAGAGAAACCTCGATCGCATCGCAGATTCGGATACCCACCTACCCAGAGGCGCAGGACTGGCCAAGTAACATCACCTCCGCGCCGGAGTTCGCTCGCGCCGTTCTCCTGCCGACCCGATGGACCGACGCGCCCCATTCGCCCCAGTGGCCCTTATCCCGATGGACCACTGGCTAG
- a CDS encoding GNAT family N-acetyltransferase: MNDEMRSDGHQRTAPGLPATFESVRLRPLQTADEGEVRPAHQVMDAQDCFTFALDLAPDLSWSDYHTVREEERRGMKLREGIVATTYLVATVDGRIVGRTSIRHTLNEGLRRRGGHIGYGVLPAYRRRGLGTVILQQSVVVARSIGIDRILVTCDDKNIGSRRIFSELASTDCQSSSPC, from the coding sequence ATGAACGATGAGATGAGGTCAGACGGTCACCAGCGGACCGCGCCGGGACTGCCTGCGACTTTTGAGTCGGTTCGCCTACGGCCGTTGCAGACTGCTGACGAAGGGGAAGTGCGTCCAGCGCACCAGGTGATGGATGCGCAAGACTGCTTCACTTTCGCGCTGGATTTGGCACCAGATTTGAGCTGGTCGGACTACCACACTGTCCGCGAGGAGGAACGGCGCGGAATGAAATTGAGGGAGGGGATCGTCGCCACGACGTACTTGGTGGCGACGGTGGACGGTCGGATCGTCGGGCGCACCTCGATCAGGCATACCCTCAACGAGGGCCTGCGTCGCCGCGGTGGGCACATCGGGTACGGGGTGCTACCTGCGTACCGGCGCCGTGGGCTCGGCACCGTCATTCTTCAGCAGAGCGTCGTTGTTGCCCGGTCGATCGGCATCGACCGGATCCTGGTCACCTGTGACGACAAGAACATCGGATCGCGGCGGATCTTCTCTGAACTGGCTTCAACTGACTGCCAGAGTTCGTCGCCCTGCTGA
- a CDS encoding AAA family ATPase, translated as MTNPINSAGALAFSATGARELEQLASIHTDGVTVVCGFPAAGKSTATGVLARLLNAVVLDKDKFAPRLEESVMAELTGNPYDRDSDLYRRIVSPHLYQALVQQAITIAEQCPVVVDAPFLGYINTATQQGIRLADYLRSLTDTADIPIRTVWVSTDTDRIRDRMKQRGAERDEPKLADWNSYRDSVLHSGLAEAGPAVTDHVIVN; from the coding sequence ATGACGAATCCGATCAATTCTGCAGGGGCTCTTGCCTTCTCCGCTACCGGGGCTCGGGAGTTGGAGCAGTTGGCCAGCATCCACACCGATGGCGTGACCGTCGTGTGCGGTTTTCCCGCGGCGGGCAAGAGCACTGCCACCGGCGTGCTGGCGAGGTTGCTCAACGCTGTCGTGCTCGACAAGGACAAGTTCGCACCCCGGCTCGAGGAATCGGTGATGGCCGAGTTGACCGGCAACCCCTACGACCGCGACAGCGACCTCTACCGCCGCATCGTCTCACCGCACCTCTACCAGGCCCTGGTCCAGCAGGCGATCACTATCGCCGAACAGTGCCCCGTCGTGGTCGACGCCCCGTTCCTGGGATACATCAACACCGCAACCCAACAGGGCATCCGGTTGGCCGACTACCTCCGGTCGCTCACCGACACCGCCGACATCCCGATCCGTACCGTGTGGGTGAGCACAGACACCGACCGGATCCGTGACCGTATGAAGCAGCGTGGAGCCGAGCGTGACGAACCGAAACTCGCCGACTGGAACAGCTACCGCGACTCGGTCCTGCACTCCGGTCTCGCCGAGGCGGGCCCGGCTGTCACCGACCACGTCATCGTGAACTGA
- a CDS encoding NUDIX hydrolase, which produces MTVIAVDDHARVLLMRRHRWIVDTIGLESPGGIVDDGEDPHACARRELLEETGFEIGPLELIADLEPMPGLVHTRHLVFLGRDPRQAAEPTDGEEASQLMWIPLSHTADLLAHGELLGTGTAVGMLTAAAILARPVAADSERSRDTTNTELVTTRKSSPALVRSSSPGTDSSVR; this is translated from the coding sequence GTGACCGTCATCGCAGTCGACGATCATGCCCGCGTCCTTTTGATGCGCCGGCATCGCTGGATCGTCGACACCATCGGTCTCGAGTCGCCTGGCGGGATCGTCGATGACGGCGAAGACCCTCACGCGTGCGCGCGCCGAGAGTTGTTGGAGGAAACAGGATTCGAGATCGGGCCGCTGGAATTGATCGCTGATCTCGAACCTATGCCCGGCCTGGTCCACACTCGCCATCTGGTCTTCCTCGGCCGTGATCCACGCCAGGCCGCGGAACCAACCGATGGCGAAGAGGCCAGTCAGTTGATGTGGATCCCGCTGAGCCACACCGCAGACCTGCTCGCCCACGGCGAGCTCCTCGGCACCGGGACCGCGGTCGGAATGCTCACCGCCGCCGCGATACTCGCCAGACCCGTCGCCGCTGACTCCGAACGAAGTCGCGACACCACGAACACCGAGCTCGTAACGACCCGGAAGTCATCCCCGGCCCTGGTGCGCTCCTCGAGTCCGGGGACTGATTCGTCTGTTCGGTGA
- a CDS encoding putative T7SS-secreted protein, whose product MGIGDFVNSLGDKIEDGLESATEKVGQAYNTVLDAESKVAKAVGADGLSNWLDDLGDKVVDATGGAVPEKQLGQTTDPKELIRGDPAKISEVAEHVAKIGTAIDQTGDALRKIDVAEWSGEASSAFHDEYAKQPKLWWDGADAMGKAKTALDAWYHEVTAAQAKAADAIAKWEAADREERDRKNAWNAQTDEQRKGKNLTDTWTDIRNEARAILNGARTQRDNAANSAVTAITAATETAPTEPPFLSRWGSNFEDLGAAIEHAKINFSSGLLTSLTGMVQFVRSVTPFDIYNMTHPAEYMSKMSDMGTGMVIAAADPKATAAAMLSTFKTNPSEALGALTGDVLTTVATGGAGGVAKGAATTVNRASEVVDAANTGRNVLDNAAGAAGRHAPETPSAPTQPAAHVPDNPSTPSSNPAGNTGDSPATNPAGAASDSAGPNAAGQAGDPPSTNPADTPNTNPNAAADDSVPANNGDGTNPETAAPTNPRDTEPGSPTPDTGSPENGSASPNGTDESPTGKPTPDSDGGSPNQDSPTPAHNDSSPDQHDNSPTPDGDNTPGDQDSGSPTTNPDNDASPGDTDDVTNPGSHDGDGNTPDPNNNPELRAGHDNGGNGQDSAGQAGQDKPPETDSTDDQTTKVGDPVNAANGEFLLPITDLELPGILRLALKRSHHSNYRFGRWFGPSWSATLDMRVVVEADCVTVIFEDGMLLPYPHAEVGVGVEPITGGQRWKLTRTDIGGYRLWDPERELVWHFAPEPTLAGVDTLLGNYAISAITDRHHNRIRFHYNSNGDPTEVTHSGGYRVVLDCADARVTAISVADQSGEFETLTRIREFGYTRGDLTSVVNGVGGTTRFTYDDHHRMLSWTDSNGSSVTNTFDESGRVIAQRGTDGVMNADFEYLELGDGTGRLTRITDSRGGVTGFGFDNDLRLRDLLAPDGGHRHIEYNAARKPLKIIEPDGAITRFEYTAEGDVARKIRADGTDISIEYAYPNRPSTITNPDGTTSHREWDKAGNLVAVTNPAGARTQYSHNACGAVAEVRDPDGAITRIETDLAGLPVAMIDPYGARTTIRRDPFGRPAEVTDPLGGITHYKWTPEGRPARRTDPDGFAESWTYDGENNLLAHTNRNGAITRYTYCGFDRVASRTDPDGSTTRYLYDTESRLIAVINPLGQRWTYEYDLAGRLVSESNYTGATTTYTRTSTGKIGSVTPATGITRHHRYDALGNLTSITADSGEYLAYTYDAAGRILTASNGTDEICTHKLEFTYTATGEIATQTLDDQPALVNDYDHRGRRIRRTTPTRTVTTWRHNALSQVTALNADGTDITFTHDPMGRLTQWCIGELQIDRTFTPSGDVAAQEVTGFPSTAFSLDFGDTPLARPAPFALRRDDYSYRADGYLTNHTITRPNAPTVRKTYALDPIGRVSTITRDSTVSEAYEYDPLSNITASFSDDADDADDADDAGPDHTAHAAMDGREYHNNLLVRDGRNHYYYDPAGRLIRKVTTRISRKPAVWHYRYNAFDQLTDVYTPDQQWWRYTFDPLGRRVSKQLTLAGEQSPTTTSRYTWDGTHLIEESTEDGVYAWQYQPGSFTPLLQRRPKAGSPQWNSMAILTDLVGSPIGLVDPKTGARDSEVTASNLWGKTVWSQPASTPLRFPGQYFDPETGFHYNYQRTFDPAVGRYLTSDPLGLAPSPNSYLYPHNPTRYIDPLGLQPYDPRNQPGTATGGEDLPSVGPGDQWLRGSEGNAGWVPGQVADALRGQSFDSFSDFRQQFWRTVADDPDLMSQFSRNNQNLMANGNAPFAAEGQHVGGAGRYNLHHVNPIHNGGGVYDLDNLAVVTPRFHAEVLDPTFHYNR is encoded by the coding sequence GTGGGTATCGGGGACTTCGTCAACAGCCTCGGCGACAAGATCGAAGACGGGCTCGAATCAGCCACCGAGAAGGTCGGCCAGGCCTACAACACCGTCCTCGACGCCGAGTCCAAAGTCGCGAAAGCTGTCGGCGCCGACGGCCTGTCGAACTGGCTCGACGATCTCGGCGACAAGGTCGTCGACGCGACCGGTGGCGCGGTCCCGGAGAAACAACTCGGCCAAACCACCGATCCGAAGGAACTGATCCGCGGGGACCCCGCCAAGATCTCCGAAGTCGCCGAGCACGTCGCCAAGATCGGGACCGCGATCGACCAAACTGGTGACGCATTGCGCAAGATCGATGTCGCGGAGTGGTCCGGTGAGGCCTCCTCGGCCTTCCATGACGAGTACGCGAAACAGCCGAAACTGTGGTGGGACGGCGCCGACGCGATGGGCAAAGCCAAAACCGCGTTGGACGCCTGGTACCACGAAGTCACCGCCGCCCAGGCTAAAGCCGCCGACGCGATCGCGAAATGGGAAGCCGCCGACCGTGAAGAGCGCGACCGCAAGAACGCCTGGAACGCCCAAACCGACGAACAACGCAAAGGCAAGAACCTCACCGACACCTGGACCGACATCCGCAACGAGGCCCGCGCGATCCTAAACGGTGCCCGCACTCAACGAGACAACGCTGCCAACTCGGCGGTCACCGCGATCACCGCGGCCACCGAGACCGCGCCGACCGAACCGCCGTTCCTCTCGCGGTGGGGTAGCAACTTCGAGGATCTGGGCGCGGCGATCGAGCACGCGAAGATCAACTTCTCGTCCGGTCTGTTGACCTCGCTGACCGGTATGGTGCAGTTCGTCCGATCGGTCACCCCGTTCGACATCTACAACATGACTCACCCCGCCGAGTACATGTCGAAGATGTCGGACATGGGCACCGGCATGGTGATCGCCGCAGCCGACCCGAAAGCTACTGCTGCGGCGATGCTGTCGACTTTCAAGACCAACCCGTCGGAAGCGTTGGGCGCGCTCACCGGCGATGTATTGACCACCGTCGCGACCGGTGGCGCTGGTGGCGTCGCGAAAGGTGCTGCCACCACGGTCAACCGTGCCTCCGAGGTTGTGGACGCGGCGAACACCGGCCGCAACGTCCTTGACAATGCCGCGGGAGCGGCCGGTAGGCACGCGCCCGAGACGCCCAGCGCCCCGACTCAGCCTGCCGCCCACGTGCCGGATAATCCGTCGACACCAAGCTCGAATCCTGCGGGGAACACCGGTGATTCGCCAGCCACGAACCCGGCAGGCGCCGCATCGGACAGCGCGGGACCCAATGCGGCTGGGCAGGCAGGTGACCCTCCGTCTACGAATCCGGCTGATACCCCGAATACGAACCCCAACGCTGCGGCTGATGATTCGGTACCAGCCAACAACGGCGACGGGACGAATCCCGAAACCGCCGCACCCACCAACCCGCGAGACACCGAGCCTGGTTCACCGACGCCGGACACGGGGTCGCCTGAGAATGGGTCAGCGTCACCGAACGGCACCGATGAATCGCCGACCGGCAAACCCACTCCTGATTCCGATGGTGGCAGCCCGAACCAGGATTCGCCCACCCCAGCTCACAACGATTCCAGCCCCGACCAGCACGACAACTCACCGACCCCGGACGGGGACAACACACCAGGCGACCAGGACTCCGGCTCGCCGACCACGAATCCTGACAACGACGCAAGCCCTGGCGACACCGACGATGTCACCAACCCCGGTAGCCACGACGGGGACGGCAACACCCCCGATCCGAACAACAACCCCGAGCTTCGCGCCGGCCACGACAACGGTGGCAACGGCCAGGACAGCGCTGGTCAGGCTGGCCAGGACAAGCCGCCCGAGACCGACTCAACAGATGACCAGACCACCAAAGTCGGTGACCCGGTCAATGCCGCGAACGGCGAGTTCTTGCTCCCGATCACCGATCTCGAGCTGCCCGGCATCCTTCGCCTGGCACTCAAGCGATCGCATCACTCGAACTACCGATTCGGGCGGTGGTTCGGCCCATCGTGGTCGGCCACTCTTGATATGCGAGTGGTCGTCGAAGCTGACTGCGTCACAGTCATTTTCGAAGACGGCATGCTACTGCCCTACCCGCATGCCGAGGTCGGTGTCGGTGTCGAGCCGATCACCGGCGGGCAGCGATGGAAACTGACCCGCACCGACATCGGCGGCTACCGCCTGTGGGATCCAGAGCGAGAACTGGTGTGGCACTTCGCCCCAGAACCAACCCTTGCAGGTGTGGACACTCTCCTCGGGAACTACGCGATCTCCGCGATCACCGACCGACACCACAACCGAATCAGATTCCACTACAACAGCAACGGCGACCCGACCGAAGTCACGCACTCCGGCGGCTACCGAGTCGTGCTCGATTGCGCAGATGCCCGCGTGACCGCAATCTCAGTTGCTGATCAATCCGGTGAGTTCGAAACCCTCACCCGTATACGTGAATTCGGCTACACCCGCGGGGATCTGACCAGCGTGGTCAACGGCGTCGGCGGCACCACTCGCTTCACCTACGACGATCACCATCGCATGCTGTCGTGGACCGACTCCAACGGCAGCTCGGTCACCAACACCTTCGACGAATCCGGCCGAGTCATCGCTCAGCGCGGCACCGACGGCGTCATGAACGCCGACTTCGAATACCTCGAACTCGGTGACGGCACCGGCCGCCTCACCCGCATCACCGATTCCCGTGGCGGCGTCACCGGCTTCGGATTCGACAACGACCTCCGCTTGCGCGATCTGCTCGCACCCGATGGCGGCCACCGCCATATCGAGTACAACGCCGCCCGCAAACCCCTCAAAATCATCGAACCCGATGGTGCGATCACACGCTTCGAGTACACCGCCGAGGGTGACGTCGCGAGGAAGATACGTGCGGACGGCACCGATATCAGCATCGAATACGCCTACCCGAACCGTCCTTCGACCATCACGAACCCTGACGGTACGACCTCGCACCGAGAGTGGGACAAAGCAGGCAACCTCGTGGCGGTCACCAACCCTGCCGGCGCCCGCACCCAATACAGCCACAATGCATGCGGCGCCGTCGCCGAAGTGCGCGACCCTGACGGCGCGATCACTCGCATCGAGACCGATCTCGCCGGACTGCCAGTGGCAATGATCGACCCGTACGGCGCGAGAACCACCATCCGTCGCGACCCATTCGGCCGCCCCGCGGAGGTGACCGATCCGCTCGGTGGCATTACGCACTACAAGTGGACCCCAGAAGGTCGCCCTGCCCGTCGCACCGACCCCGACGGCTTCGCCGAATCCTGGACCTACGACGGCGAAAACAACCTCCTCGCCCACACCAACCGCAACGGCGCCATCACCCGCTACACCTACTGCGGCTTCGACAGAGTCGCGAGCCGAACCGACCCCGACGGATCCACCACCCGATACCTCTACGACACCGAATCTCGCCTGATCGCCGTCATCAACCCCCTCGGCCAACGCTGGACCTACGAATACGACCTGGCCGGACGACTGGTGTCAGAATCCAACTACACCGGCGCTACGACCACCTACACGCGCACCTCCACCGGCAAAATTGGCAGTGTCACCCCCGCGACCGGCATCACCCGCCACCACCGCTACGACGCGCTCGGGAACCTCACCTCCATCACCGCAGACTCCGGCGAATACCTGGCCTATACCTACGACGCGGCTGGGCGCATCCTCACCGCCAGCAACGGCACCGACGAAATCTGCACCCACAAGCTCGAATTCACCTACACCGCCACCGGCGAGATCGCGACTCAAACGCTCGACGACCAACCCGCCCTGGTCAACGACTACGACCACCGTGGACGACGGATCCGACGCACGACCCCGACACGCACCGTCACCACCTGGCGTCACAACGCACTCAGCCAGGTCACAGCGCTCAACGCTGACGGCACCGACATCACCTTCACCCATGACCCGATGGGTCGCCTGACCCAATGGTGCATAGGCGAGCTCCAGATCGACCGCACTTTCACACCCAGTGGCGACGTCGCGGCACAGGAAGTCACCGGTTTCCCCAGCACCGCCTTCTCCCTCGACTTCGGCGACACCCCTCTCGCCCGGCCCGCGCCGTTCGCTCTCCGCCGAGACGACTACTCCTACCGCGCCGACGGGTACCTCACCAACCACACCATCACCCGCCCGAACGCCCCCACCGTCCGCAAAACCTACGCCCTCGATCCGATCGGCCGGGTCAGCACCATCACTCGCGACAGCACCGTCTCGGAGGCATACGAGTACGACCCGCTCAGCAACATCACCGCCAGCTTCTCCGACGATGCCGACGATGCCGACGATGCCGACGATGCGGGACCTGACCACACGGCACACGCCGCGATGGACGGTCGCGAGTACCACAACAACCTTCTCGTTCGAGATGGCCGCAATCACTACTATTACGACCCCGCTGGCCGACTCATACGCAAAGTCACCACTCGCATTTCCCGCAAACCAGCTGTATGGCACTACCGCTACAATGCTTTCGACCAACTCACCGACGTCTACACACCCGACCAACAATGGTGGCGGTATACCTTCGATCCGCTCGGCCGCAGAGTCTCCAAACAGCTGACCCTCGCAGGCGAGCAGTCCCCCACGACGACATCGAGATATACCTGGGACGGTACCCACCTCATCGAGGAATCCACCGAGGACGGCGTCTACGCATGGCAATATCAGCCCGGTAGCTTCACACCACTCCTGCAACGCCGACCAAAAGCCGGTTCCCCCCAATGGAATTCGATGGCGATACTGACAGATCTCGTCGGCAGCCCCATCGGGTTGGTGGACCCGAAAACAGGCGCCAGGGATTCCGAAGTCACGGCATCCAACCTGTGGGGCAAAACGGTCTGGTCGCAACCGGCATCGACACCACTGCGATTCCCCGGGCAGTACTTCGACCCCGAAACCGGCTTCCACTACAACTACCAACGCACATTCGACCCCGCCGTCGGCCGATACCTGACCTCCGACCCCCTCGGTCTGGCACCCTCGCCCAACTCCTACCTCTACCCCCACAACCCCACCCGCTACATCGATCCACTCGGCCTGCAGCCCTACGATCCGCGCAATCAACCCGGGACCGCCACCGGCGGTGAGGACCTTCCCAGCGTGGGCCCCGGAGACCAGTGGCTCCGCGGATCGGAAGGCAACGCAGGATGGGTACCCGGCCAGGTCGCCGATGCGCTGCGGGGACAAAGTTTCGACAGCTTCTCCGACTTCAGGCAGCAGTTCTGGAGAACAGTGGCCGACGACCCAGATTTGATGTCGCAATTCAGCCGCAACAACCAGAACCTGATGGCCAACGGCAATGCACCCTTCGCCGCAGAGGGCCAGCATGTCGGCGGGGCAGGCAGATACAATCTGCACCACGTCAACCCGATACACAACGGAGGCGGAGTGTACGACCTCGACAACCTGGCAGTGGTGACACCCAGGTTCCACGCCGAAGTCCTCGATCCAACATTCCACTACAACCGCTGA
- a CDS encoding fructosamine kinase family protein, with translation MLNDAHLSDLLGTSIETVVDLCARHSWTLHRALTSDGQQIFVKTAADCAPVFAAEAAGLRWLAAETESSPVAEVLAVDDRIIVLPWLAPQAPTVDAARRFGRELATMHSRSAEFFGAGWNGYIADIPLDNTRSGQRWGQWYAERRLLPYLRIGHQHLDPAEVRLVEKIIASIDALAGPEEPPARIHGDLWSGNLLWSAGRGVLIDPAAHAGHRETDLAMLALFGNDHLDNILDGYTETVPLAEGWRARIPLHQLHPLLVHLVLFGGRYRRALVRAANAALRAG, from the coding sequence GTGCTCAACGATGCCCACCTGTCGGACCTGCTCGGCACCTCAATAGAGACCGTCGTCGACCTCTGCGCACGACACTCCTGGACCCTGCACCGCGCTCTCACGAGCGACGGTCAGCAGATCTTCGTCAAGACCGCCGCCGACTGCGCGCCCGTTTTCGCTGCGGAGGCGGCCGGGCTGCGCTGGCTCGCGGCCGAGACCGAATCGAGCCCGGTGGCCGAAGTTCTCGCGGTCGACGACCGGATAATCGTGTTGCCCTGGCTGGCCCCGCAGGCGCCCACGGTCGATGCCGCACGACGATTCGGCCGCGAACTGGCGACCATGCACTCCCGCTCGGCTGAGTTCTTCGGTGCTGGCTGGAACGGCTACATTGCCGACATCCCCCTCGACAACACGCGCTCCGGCCAACGGTGGGGACAGTGGTATGCCGAACGCCGATTGCTGCCATACCTTCGCATCGGCCACCAACACCTCGACCCTGCCGAGGTGCGGTTGGTCGAGAAGATCATCGCCAGCATCGATGCTCTCGCAGGTCCGGAGGAACCACCGGCCCGCATCCATGGCGACTTGTGGTCGGGCAACCTGTTGTGGAGCGCTGGGCGCGGTGTCCTGATCGACCCGGCGGCCCATGCTGGTCACCGCGAAACCGACCTCGCGATGCTCGCGTTGTTCGGCAACGACCACCTCGACAACATCCTCGACGGCTACACCGAGACCGTACCGTTGGCCGAGGGCTGGCGCGCCCGTATCCCCCTGCACCAACTCCATCCCCTGCTCGTGCACCTCGTGCTGTTCGGTGGCCGTTACCGACGCGCTCTAGTCAGGGCCGCGAATGCTGCTCTACGCGCTGGGTAG
- a CDS encoding adenylyl-sulfate kinase, whose product MTPLVVIRGNSASGKSTTAIAVQRRFEQGQCAVVSQDLVRRNMIREADEPGAFNIDLIEEIARSCLGRGMVVIVEGILHVQRYGTMLERLADSAGTSLFYSFDLTFAQTLTRHAGRPQAATIPPEQMASWYHGWQPLPFVDEVRIDASWTLDAVSDRIYRDIGDR is encoded by the coding sequence ATGACACCGTTGGTAGTGATCCGTGGAAACTCGGCATCGGGTAAATCGACCACCGCGATCGCTGTTCAGCGCCGATTCGAACAGGGCCAGTGCGCGGTGGTTTCCCAGGATCTGGTGCGGCGGAACATGATCCGCGAGGCGGACGAGCCGGGCGCGTTCAACATCGATCTGATCGAGGAGATCGCCCGTTCGTGTTTGGGGCGGGGGATGGTGGTGATCGTCGAGGGAATCCTGCACGTCCAGCGGTACGGGACCATGCTGGAACGCCTCGCGGACTCGGCCGGAACGTCGCTGTTCTACAGTTTCGATCTCACCTTCGCGCAGACCCTGACCCGCCACGCGGGGCGCCCTCAGGCGGCGACGATTCCGCCGGAGCAGATGGCTTCCTGGTATCACGGATGGCAGCCGCTGCCGTTCGTCGACGAAGTCCGCATCGATGCGAGCTGGACTCTCGACGCTGTTTCGGACCGGATCTACCGAGACATCGGGGATCGCTAG
- a CDS encoding bacteriocin immunity protein — protein sequence MPQLDRQQLIDLVTRLSEGQGTEEEQDQWMTTLKESVSDPKISDYIFWDNSNPPLTPEQIVDKALAYQPIALGGPE from the coding sequence ATGCCGCAACTAGATCGCCAACAACTGATTGATCTCGTCACCCGACTCTCCGAAGGCCAGGGCACTGAAGAGGAACAGGATCAATGGATGACGACCCTGAAAGAATCGGTATCCGATCCGAAAATCAGCGACTACATCTTCTGGGATAACTCGAATCCGCCCCTCACCCCCGAACAGATCGTCGACAAAGCCCTGGCATATCAACCAATTGCGCTCGGGGGTCCCGAGTAA